Proteins from a genomic interval of Planctomycetota bacterium:
- a CDS encoding ferritin-like domain-containing protein, with amino-acid sequence MEKNMGPDNIVHSPSRLSGKVAALLNKALVMEYGDIFLYQRHVDYFAKYPGIGDLFRNFSQMETRHADLLSLELKKLGFAPTTDFNLIDAKKSIREIVNQHLKNEQGAVALYNQCLKVITDHRLADVIDAIRIEETIHQAALAKLIKWL; translated from the coding sequence ATGGAGAAAAACATGGGGCCCGACAATATTGTTCATTCCCCATCCCGCTTGAGCGGGAAGGTCGCGGCCCTGCTGAACAAGGCCCTGGTCATGGAATACGGCGATATCTTCCTCTACCAGCGCCATGTCGACTACTTCGCCAAATATCCCGGCATCGGCGACCTGTTCAGAAATTTCTCCCAGATGGAGACCCGGCATGCCGACCTGCTCTCACTGGAGCTGAAGAAACTGGGCTTTGCCCCGACTACTGACTTCAACCTGATTGACGCCAAAAAGAGCATCAGGGAAATAGTCAACCAGCACCTGAAGAACGAACAAGGCGCCGTGGCCCTCTACAACCAGTGCCTCAAGGTCATCACCGACCATCGCCTGGCCGACGTTATCGACGCCATCCGCATTGAGGAAACTATCCACCAGGCCGCGCTGGCCAAGCTAATAAAATGGCTTTAG
- the sdhC gene encoding succinate dehydrogenase, cytochrome b556 subunit, translated as MIKKIFSVFCELVLNRNEGTMAFILHRLTGLCLVGYIFLHLVVVGSNFIFGGTAFNTLMSTFETPLVKLLEICLISVIAFHSINGLRIIIVDFLNITRTQRALFWVVLGLCVSAVIITGVLFLPKII; from the coding sequence ATGATAAAAAAGATATTTTCCGTTTTTTGTGAATTGGTGCTGAACCGTAATGAAGGCACAATGGCCTTTATCCTGCACCGCCTGACCGGGCTGTGCCTGGTCGGCTATATCTTCCTGCATCTGGTGGTGGTGGGCAGCAATTTCATCTTCGGCGGCACCGCCTTCAATACCCTGATGAGTACATTCGAGACGCCGCTGGTGAAGTTGCTGGAGATTTGCCTGATCAGCGTGATTGCCTTCCATAGCATAAACGGCCTGCGGATAATCATAGTTGATTTCCTGAATATTACCAGAACCCAGCGGGCGTTGTTCTGGGTGGTGCTGGGGCTGTGTGTCTCGGCAGTAATAATTACGGGAGTGCTTTTCTTGCCTAAGATAATTTAA
- a CDS encoding UvrB/UvrC motif-containing protein, with protein sequence MLCEKCQKKPASVHLSHLINNNVVQEVHLCKDCAQHITPVNAKQSLLLPELLAGLMEPIIGKMVKEMGTLVCPHCGMTYLEFKKLGRFGCAEDYDVFKNGIEQLIEKIHGTAQHRGKIPTHVSKTVHKEAELKKLQQELEQLVKEEKFEEAAKIRDSIKEFKKNKTNNK encoded by the coding sequence ATGCTATGTGAAAAGTGCCAGAAAAAACCAGCCTCGGTGCATCTGTCGCACCTGATAAATAACAATGTGGTCCAGGAAGTCCATCTGTGCAAGGACTGCGCCCAGCACATTACACCGGTTAATGCCAAGCAGTCGCTGCTCCTGCCCGAACTCCTGGCCGGGCTGATGGAGCCGATTATCGGCAAGATGGTCAAGGAGATGGGCACCCTGGTCTGCCCGCATTGCGGAATGACCTATCTGGAATTCAAGAAACTCGGCCGGTTCGGCTGCGCCGAGGACTACGACGTTTTCAAGAACGGCATCGAACAGCTGATAGAAAAGATACACGGCACCGCCCAGCACCGCGGTAAAATCCCGACCCACGTCTCCAAGACCGTGCATAAAGAGGCTGAGCTGAAAAAACTACAGCAGGAACTGGAACAGCTGGTCAAGGAGGAAAAATTCGAGGAGGCGGCCAAAATCCGCGACAGCATCAAGGAATTCAAAAAGAATAAGACGAATAATAAATAA
- a CDS encoding thioredoxin family protein: MALVLTLFKNQWCASCKQVSPIIQQVAQQYPDKIKLAEVDIVAQPDLASQNEILSVPTLIISKDNHEVDRITGFISRDNLIKKLNL, translated from the coding sequence ATGGCTTTAGTTTTAACCTTATTTAAGAACCAATGGTGCGCCTCCTGTAAACAGGTATCGCCCATTATCCAGCAGGTCGCCCAGCAATATCCTGATAAAATAAAATTAGCAGAGGTCGACATCGTCGCGCAGCCGGACCTGGCCAGCCAAAACGAGATACTCAGCGTGCCTACCCTGATTATATCCAAAGATAACCATGAAGTAGACCGCATCACCGGCTTTATCTCCCGGGATAACCTGATTAAAAAACTGAACCTATAA
- a CDS encoding FAD-binding protein, giving the protein MLANKYDVIVIGGGLAGLRAAIEAQAKGASVLIVSKLHPLRSHSGAAQGGVNAPLANNPEAKDDTPEKHAYDTVKGSDFLADQDAVQLMTATAPEIIYELEHWGCPFSRTDDGRIAQRPFGGAGYPRTCYGADKTGLYMLHTLYEQVIKRNITIISDFFVTALIVEGDTCYGVAGIDMVKGRIETIVGHSVIVATGGAGRVYGKSSNALTSTGLGMALAYWVGAPLKDMEFIQFHPTGIIYKHILMTEGCRGEGGYLVNSKNERFMQKYAPSKMELAQRDIVSRSIATEIEQGRGFTARDGSGYVHLDMRHLGAEKIMERLPGVRDICLEFLGLDIVKEPAPIQPVQHYTMGGIDTDVNGATSVRGLYAAGECACVSVHGANRLGGNSLLETLVFGKLSGLAAARYIADVKQKSYIPQNLIANISRFYESNFKRITNSKGEEKHRVLKNELNETMDKLVGIFRTAQDLQAALAKVKTLKERFNHLGPPQDGLKFNYDILTHLELEANIDVAEAVIVGALKREESRGSHSRKDFPARNDKDFLKHTLVYYRAKGEVDVQYRPVAMTKYQPEERKY; this is encoded by the coding sequence ATGTTAGCTAACAAATATGATGTTATTGTAATCGGCGGGGGACTGGCCGGACTGCGGGCGGCTATTGAGGCCCAGGCCAAGGGCGCTTCGGTGTTGATTGTGTCTAAACTCCATCCGTTGCGTTCCCATTCCGGCGCGGCCCAGGGCGGAGTCAATGCGCCGCTGGCCAATAATCCCGAGGCCAAGGATGATACGCCTGAAAAACACGCCTATGATACGGTCAAGGGCAGCGACTTTTTAGCGGACCAGGACGCGGTTCAGCTGATGACGGCTACGGCGCCTGAAATTATATATGAGTTGGAACACTGGGGCTGTCCGTTTTCCCGGACAGATGACGGCCGGATTGCCCAGCGGCCGTTCGGCGGCGCCGGTTACCCGCGCACCTGCTACGGCGCTGATAAGACCGGGCTTTATATGCTCCATACGCTTTACGAGCAGGTCATCAAGCGGAATATCACGATAATCTCCGATTTCTTTGTTACGGCATTGATTGTGGAAGGCGATACCTGCTATGGTGTTGCGGGTATTGATATGGTTAAAGGACGGATTGAGACCATCGTAGGCCATTCAGTGATTGTTGCCACCGGCGGGGCCGGACGGGTCTACGGCAAGAGCAGTAACGCCCTGACCTCAACCGGCTTGGGTATGGCGCTGGCCTACTGGGTAGGCGCGCCGCTCAAGGATATGGAGTTTATCCAGTTCCATCCGACCGGCATTATCTATAAACATATTCTGATGACCGAGGGTTGCCGGGGCGAGGGTGGATACCTGGTCAATAGTAAGAATGAGCGTTTTATGCAGAAATACGCGCCCAGCAAGATGGAACTGGCCCAGCGCGATATCGTTTCCCGCTCGATTGCCACGGAGATTGAGCAGGGCCGGGGATTTACGGCCCGGGACGGTTCGGGCTATGTCCATTTGGATATGAGGCATTTGGGTGCGGAAAAGATAATGGAACGCCTGCCCGGAGTCCGGGATATCTGCCTGGAATTCCTGGGGCTGGATATTGTCAAGGAGCCGGCGCCGATTCAGCCGGTCCAGCATTATACCATGGGCGGGATTGATACCGATGTCAATGGCGCTACCTCGGTCAGGGGTCTTTATGCGGCCGGCGAGTGTGCCTGCGTTTCAGTGCACGGCGCCAACCGGCTGGGCGGTAATTCGCTCCTGGAAACGCTGGTATTCGGAAAACTCAGCGGTCTGGCCGCCGCGCGCTACATTGCCGATGTCAAGCAGAAGTCATATATACCGCAGAATTTAATCGCCAATATATCACGATTCTACGAGTCTAATTTCAAGCGAATTACTAATTCCAAGGGCGAGGAGAAACACCGGGTTCTTAAGAACGAGCTTAATGAGACAATGGATAAGCTGGTGGGTATCTTCCGGACGGCCCAGGATTTACAGGCGGCTTTGGCCAAAGTAAAGACGCTGAAAGAGCGGTTCAATCATTTGGGTCCGCCCCAGGATGGCTTGAAGTTCAATTATGATATCCTGACCCATCTGGAGTTGGAGGCCAATATCGATGTGGCCGAGGCGGTGATTGTGGGCGCCTTGAAGCGCGAGGAAAGCCGAGGCTCTCATTCCCGAAAGGATTTCCCGGCCCGGAACGACAAGGATTTTCTTAAGCATACTTTGGTGTATTACAGGGCCAAGGGTGAGGTGGATGTCCAGTATAGGCCGGTGGCGATGACTAAATATCAGCCGGAGGAGCGGAAGTACTAA
- a CDS encoding 4Fe-4S dicluster domain-containing protein codes for MRHTLVIDLFKCIGCQTCAVVCHQHNSQPPGTWWNRVLTPGSEHHQVATGKYPFLSMQYLPLTCMHCDNAPCVKVCPVKATYQRKDGVVLVDYERCIGCRYCMTACPYGVRQFNWQNPDKEFAKTQYAVSDYVYGLPEEHRSEGRLVYMHKRPKGVVEKCTLCVQYIDQGIKPACVRGCPGNARFFGDLDDPNSQVSKLVRERGGFKLMEEYGTKPKVFYLPPKR; via the coding sequence ATGAGACACACTTTAGTTATAGATTTATTCAAGTGCATCGGTTGCCAGACCTGCGCGGTGGTCTGCCACCAGCATAATTCCCAGCCGCCGGGCACCTGGTGGAACCGGGTGCTGACGCCGGGCTCGGAGCATCATCAGGTCGCCACCGGCAAGTATCCGTTCCTGTCAATGCAGTACCTGCCTTTAACCTGTATGCACTGCGACAATGCGCCCTGCGTCAAGGTCTGCCCGGTTAAGGCCACCTACCAGCGCAAGGACGGCGTGGTTCTGGTTGATTACGAGCGCTGCATCGGCTGCCGTTATTGCATGACCGCCTGCCCTTACGGCGTGCGGCAATTCAACTGGCAGAACCCGGACAAGGAATTTGCCAAGACCCAATACGCAGTCAGCGATTATGTATATGGACTGCCTGAAGAACACCGCTCCGAAGGCCGGCTGGTCTATATGCACAAGCGGCCCAAGGGCGTGGTGGAAAAGTGTACGCTTTGCGTCCAGTATATTGACCAGGGCATCAAACCGGCTTGTGTGCGCGGCTGCCCGGGCAATGCCCGGTTCTTCGGCGACCTGGACGACCCGAACAGCCAGGTCAGCAAACTCGTCCGGGAACGCGGCGGATTCAAACTGATGGAAGAATACGGCACAAAGCCGAAGGTCTTCTACCTTCCGCCCAAGAGATAA
- a CDS encoding molybdopterin-dependent oxidoreductase yields the protein MHKISRRELLKIGTASSGLFILNSLPLRLLSLDKDNTVFSTPGQWIRSTCSPNDTGACGMMAYVKDGRIQTLIQAADYPEAAYNPRGCLKGLSTMNLVYGPDRLKYPLIRTGQRGEGKFRKATWEEALDYIAGRLKSIKSKYGPESIMTTIQVGGTGYVAKGAFIRLAALDNWSACHAYDQNGDLPMFWPMTFGVQSEELETLEWLNSRLTVIFGSNPMYTRLPDAHFLTENRLQGGRMVIVDPNYSSTASKADEWIPIAPNTDAAFALGLARVMIEQELYDSNFVKTYSDLPILIRQDNGKRLKAGDLPEDAYSKITAPDYREVYLVFDENRNAPAPLNPENLDLGNVNPALKGEYSITLKGGQAVKCKPAFQMLREMLDGYDLKTVSRVTGAPVETIERLAQEIARQKPLHIIYGASNYQWYHGDLKGRALALLTVLTGNVGKSGAGISTYAGQYKIRFPIGVWWVPDGKKPNWFPFNYLLHGPTKTMSAKYPKNGVKAYIQAWGNPFDQHNLNNRLKEIAAKDELELIVTIDFQMTTSALWSDVVLPGVTWYEKTDLVATPAHPYLQLVQPAIKPLFESKPELWIVQELAHRLNPDYDKYFFKDMEIDQAAEKAINLMLEKGGPLVAGITLSDLKKGPVRLKLPTPDQRQIPFYEQIHSKKPFPPVTYPYPLAGTAQFVKSGRIEFYKDEDVFIKSGEALPVHKPTFEETEYLLNPGSRDKYKFVYLTRNSLYRTHSTHSNNPVMNELQDFKARVWINPEDAKPKGINNNDKVEVYNDRGKVYGFATLDHGIQRGIITFEQGWWSRYLQGTSYNSLLYPWIKPTHEIYFAAGVWSPNTAWNECLCDVRKT from the coding sequence ATGCATAAAATATCGCGACGCGAGTTGTTAAAGATTGGGACAGCCAGCAGCGGACTGTTCATCCTTAACTCCCTGCCGCTCCGGTTGCTTTCTCTTGATAAAGATAATACTGTTTTCTCAACCCCGGGACAATGGATTCGTTCCACCTGTTCGCCGAACGATACCGGCGCCTGCGGGATGATGGCTTATGTCAAGGACGGCCGCATCCAGACCCTGATTCAAGCCGCGGATTATCCCGAGGCGGCTTACAATCCCAGGGGATGCCTCAAGGGACTGAGCACGATGAACCTGGTTTATGGGCCGGACCGCCTGAAATATCCGCTTATCAGGACCGGACAACGCGGCGAGGGCAAGTTCCGCAAAGCCACCTGGGAGGAGGCGCTGGATTACATCGCCGGACGCCTTAAATCCATCAAGTCAAAATACGGCCCTGAGTCAATTATGACCACCATCCAGGTAGGCGGCACCGGCTATGTGGCCAAAGGCGCATTTATCCGCCTGGCCGCGCTGGATAACTGGAGCGCCTGCCACGCCTATGACCAGAACGGCGACCTGCCCATGTTCTGGCCCATGACCTTTGGAGTCCAGAGCGAGGAGTTGGAGACACTGGAGTGGCTCAACTCGCGCCTAACCGTTATCTTCGGCTCAAACCCGATGTACACCCGCCTGCCTGATGCGCATTTCCTGACCGAGAACCGCCTGCAGGGCGGCCGGATGGTCATTGTCGACCCGAATTATTCGTCAACTGCATCAAAGGCGGATGAGTGGATACCCATCGCGCCCAATACGGATGCGGCCTTCGCCTTGGGGCTGGCCCGGGTTATGATTGAGCAGGAACTCTACGACAGTAATTTCGTAAAGACCTACAGCGATTTGCCAATCCTGATAAGGCAGGACAACGGCAAGCGGCTCAAGGCAGGCGATTTACCGGAGGATGCCTATTCCAAAATCACCGCACCAGATTATCGCGAGGTCTATCTGGTATTTGACGAGAATAGAAACGCGCCCGCGCCGCTTAATCCGGAGAATCTGGATTTGGGCAACGTTAATCCGGCGCTGAAAGGCGAATACTCAATAACGCTTAAAGGCGGCCAGGCCGTAAAATGCAAGCCGGCATTTCAGATGCTGCGCGAGATGCTTGACGGCTACGACCTGAAAACGGTCAGCCGGGTAACGGGCGCACCGGTTGAGACGATTGAACGACTGGCACAGGAGATAGCCCGGCAAAAGCCCTTGCACATTATATACGGAGCCAGCAATTATCAATGGTATCACGGCGACCTGAAAGGCCGCGCCCTGGCGCTTCTTACGGTCCTGACCGGAAACGTCGGCAAATCAGGGGCCGGTATCTCCACCTATGCGGGCCAGTATAAAATCAGGTTCCCGATTGGCGTCTGGTGGGTGCCGGACGGCAAAAAGCCGAACTGGTTCCCCTTCAACTACCTCCTGCACGGACCGACCAAAACAATGTCCGCCAAATATCCCAAGAACGGGGTTAAGGCGTATATCCAGGCCTGGGGCAATCCGTTTGACCAGCACAACCTTAATAACCGGCTCAAGGAAATCGCCGCCAAGGACGAACTGGAACTAATTGTCACTATAGATTTCCAGATGACCACGTCCGCGCTCTGGTCTGATGTGGTTCTCCCGGGCGTAACCTGGTACGAAAAGACCGACCTGGTGGCAACGCCGGCGCATCCCTATCTGCAACTGGTCCAGCCGGCAATCAAACCGCTCTTTGAGAGCAAACCGGAATTATGGATAGTCCAGGAACTGGCCCACCGGCTGAATCCGGACTATGACAAATATTTCTTCAAAGATATGGAGATTGACCAAGCGGCTGAAAAGGCGATAAACCTGATGCTGGAAAAAGGCGGGCCTCTGGTGGCCGGAATTACCTTGTCCGATTTGAAGAAAGGACCGGTCCGGCTCAAACTGCCTACGCCTGACCAACGCCAGATTCCGTTCTACGAACAGATTCATTCAAAGAAACCGTTCCCGCCGGTGACCTATCCGTATCCGCTGGCTGGGACCGCCCAATTCGTCAAGAGCGGCCGGATAGAATTCTATAAGGATGAGGACGTCTTCATCAAGAGCGGCGAGGCATTGCCGGTCCATAAACCGACGTTTGAGGAGACGGAATACCTACTCAATCCCGGCTCAAGGGATAAATACAAGTTCGTTTACCTGACCCGTAATTCGCTTTACCGGACGCATTCAACCCACTCCAACAATCCGGTGATGAACGAGTTGCAGGATTTCAAGGCGCGGGTCTGGATTAATCCCGAAGACGCCAAGCCAAAGGGTATTAATAATAACGACAAAGTAGAGGTGTATAACGACCGCGGCAAGGTCTACGGCTTCGCGACCTTGGACCACGGCATCCAGCGCGGCATCATCACATTTGAACAGGGCTGGTGGAGCCGGTATCTGCAGGGAACGTCCTACAACAGTTTGTTATACCCCTGGATAAAACCGACCCACGAGATATATTTCGCCGCTGGTGTCTGGAGCCCGAATACGGCCTGGAACGAATGCCTTTGCGACGTAAGGAAAACATGA
- the glmS gene encoding glutamine--fructose-6-phosphate transaminase (isomerizing) — protein MCGIIGCVSNRPVAPILMDGLKRLEYRGYDSAGIVVLESGGFRSQKTVGKVRALDILLKGQGFSGHIGIGHTRWATHGAPATCNAHPFFSCDNSVAVVHNGVIENYQELRRELIKRKHSFQSETDSEVVVHLVEEYLEKHQPLEAVRLVCQRLRGSFALVFMFTRFPNLVIGARLYSPLVVGLGKHETFLASDVPAFLKHTRKVVYLQDRQIVEIKKSGAKPALKIIDFGGKVQSYHIAQVKWNIQSAEKEGYAHFMLKEIEEQPEAVRRTVNYPHYSALEPIKKRLARINRVVLVACGTAWHASLAAKYAIEELARLPTEAFLGSEFRYALPPLDKNTLVVAVSQSGETADTLAAVRAAKEHNALCLAICNVVGSSLTREAQTTLYTFAGPEISVASTKAYTCQLALLTVLAVYLARGRKSIGPATEKRLLGEIKKLPDKIRKVLADKKTIENCAESYKKVFNYMYIGRKNNLATAYEGALKMKEISYTHAEGYGAGEMKHGPLALVDGTFPTIAVALKDSVYEKMISNIRVIKARNGIVVAVVTRGDKDVREIANRVIEIPAVNEILSPIVTAIPMQLLAYYTAVKKGREIDQPRNLAKSVTIE, from the coding sequence ATGTGCGGAATTATCGGATGTGTCAGTAACCGACCGGTGGCGCCGATTTTAATGGACGGATTAAAGCGGCTGGAGTATCGCGGCTATGATTCGGCCGGCATTGTGGTCCTGGAAAGCGGGGGTTTTCGCAGCCAGAAGACCGTGGGCAAGGTGCGGGCGCTGGACATCCTCCTTAAGGGACAGGGTTTTTCCGGCCACATCGGCATCGGGCATACCCGTTGGGCTACGCACGGCGCGCCGGCCACCTGCAACGCCCATCCTTTCTTTTCCTGTGATAATTCGGTGGCGGTGGTTCACAACGGCGTGATTGAGAATTACCAGGAGCTGCGTCGGGAATTGATAAAGCGGAAGCATTCTTTCCAATCAGAGACCGACAGCGAAGTGGTGGTCCATCTGGTGGAGGAGTATTTGGAGAAGCATCAGCCATTGGAGGCGGTGCGCCTGGTCTGCCAGCGATTAAGGGGCAGTTTTGCCCTGGTGTTTATGTTTACCCGTTTCCCGAATCTGGTTATCGGGGCGCGGCTCTACAGCCCGCTGGTGGTCGGACTGGGAAAACACGAGACCTTCCTGGCATCCGATGTGCCGGCATTCCTGAAACACACCCGGAAGGTGGTTTATCTCCAGGATCGGCAGATTGTCGAGATAAAGAAATCAGGCGCCAAGCCGGCATTGAAGATAATTGATTTCGGCGGTAAGGTGCAGAGTTATCATATCGCACAGGTGAAATGGAATATCCAGTCGGCCGAGAAAGAGGGCTATGCCCATTTTATGCTCAAGGAGATTGAGGAGCAACCCGAGGCAGTCAGGCGGACCGTGAATTATCCGCATTATTCGGCGCTGGAGCCGATAAAGAAACGGCTGGCCCGAATCAACCGGGTGGTGCTGGTGGCCTGCGGCACGGCCTGGCACGCGTCATTAGCCGCTAAATACGCCATAGAGGAACTGGCCAGGTTGCCGACTGAGGCGTTCTTGGGCAGCGAGTTCCGGTATGCCTTGCCGCCGTTGGATAAGAATACGCTGGTGGTGGCGGTGTCGCAGTCCGGCGAGACGGCCGATACCCTGGCGGCGGTGCGGGCGGCTAAGGAGCATAATGCCTTGTGCTTGGCCATCTGCAATGTGGTCGGTTCATCGCTGACCCGGGAGGCCCAGACCACGCTTTACACCTTTGCCGGCCCGGAAATCAGCGTGGCATCCACCAAGGCCTATACCTGCCAGCTGGCTTTGCTGACTGTCTTGGCGGTGTATCTGGCCCGGGGCAGGAAGTCGATCGGCCCGGCAACCGAGAAGAGGCTGCTGGGCGAGATAAAGAAACTGCCTGATAAAATTAGGAAGGTCCTGGCCGATAAGAAGACCATCGAGAACTGCGCCGAGTCGTATAAGAAGGTTTTTAACTATATGTATATCGGCCGGAAGAATAATCTGGCCACGGCTTATGAGGGCGCGCTGAAGATGAAGGAGATTTCCTACACCCACGCCGAAGGCTACGGGGCCGGGGAGATGAAGCACGGGCCGTTGGCCCTGGTGGACGGAACTTTCCCGACCATTGCCGTGGCGCTTAAGGACAGCGTTTATGAAAAGATGATTTCCAATATCCGGGTAATCAAGGCGCGCAACGGCATTGTGGTGGCGGTGGTTACCCGGGGCGATAAGGATGTCCGGGAGATTGCGAACCGGGTGATTGAGATTCCGGCGGTCAATGAGATATTGTCGCCCATTGTGACGGCCATTCCGATGCAGCTGCTGGCATACTATACGGCAGTCAAAAAGGGCCGGGAGATTGACCAGCCGCGCAATCTGGCCAAGAGCGTGACTATAGAATAA
- a CDS encoding protein arginine kinase, producing the protein MKTDIFIAQVGEWLKANGPDNDIVISSRIRLARNLRGHPFTSIGKEAQLSEVETLIRSKLETGNIIPDMTYLKLKELTQLERTLLVERHLISKDHAEKNGARALALDKDESLSIMINEEDHLRLQILKSGLQLTESWKEIDELDNKLEKELPYAFSPQFGYLTACPTNVGTGMRISVMLHLPALTVTKQIEKVFQSLIRIKFIVRGLYGEGTYATGDFYQIANQIALGYSEKNIINEIYNIIPEIIKYERTWREKLLADPTKHLEDRIWRAYGTLRYASSITSQEISELLSVIRVGITVGLIKDMDIKTLNEIFIFSQPAHLQKMEKKTLTAAERDIARAQYLRKKLVENA; encoded by the coding sequence ATGAAGACAGACATTTTCATCGCCCAGGTCGGCGAGTGGCTCAAGGCCAACGGGCCGGACAATGACATCGTCATCAGCAGCCGGATCCGCCTGGCCCGCAATCTCCGGGGACACCCTTTTACCAGCATCGGCAAGGAGGCTCAGCTGTCCGAGGTGGAAACGCTTATCCGGTCCAAACTGGAGACTGGCAACATCATCCCGGACATGACCTATCTCAAACTCAAGGAACTGACCCAGCTGGAACGGACCCTGCTGGTTGAGCGCCATCTCATCAGCAAGGACCACGCCGAGAAAAACGGCGCCCGGGCCCTGGCCCTGGACAAGGACGAATCCCTGAGCATCATGATTAACGAGGAAGACCACCTCCGGCTGCAGATATTAAAATCCGGGCTCCAGCTGACCGAGAGCTGGAAGGAAATAGACGAACTGGACAATAAACTGGAAAAAGAGCTGCCTTACGCCTTCTCGCCCCAGTTCGGATATCTGACCGCCTGCCCGACCAATGTCGGCACCGGCATGCGCATCTCGGTCATGCTCCACCTGCCGGCCCTGACCGTGACCAAGCAGATTGAAAAGGTCTTCCAGTCGCTCATCCGGATTAAATTCATCGTCCGGGGCTTATACGGCGAAGGCACCTATGCCACCGGCGACTTCTACCAGATTGCCAACCAGATCGCCCTGGGCTATTCCGAGAAAAACATCATCAACGAAATATACAACATCATCCCGGAAATAATCAAATACGAGCGGACCTGGCGCGAGAAACTGCTGGCCGACCCGACCAAGCACCTGGAAGACCGCATCTGGCGCGCCTACGGTACCCTGCGCTACGCCTCGTCCATCACCTCGCAGGAAATCTCCGAATTGCTCTCGGTTATCCGGGTCGGCATCACCGTCGGGCTGATTAAGGACATGGACATAAAAACCCTCAACGAAATATTCATCTTCTCCCAACCGGCCCACCTGCAGAAGATGGAAAAAAAGACGCTTACTGCCGCCGAACGCGATATCGCCCGGGCCCAGTATCTCAGAAAAAAACTGGTTGAAAATGCTTGA
- the queD gene encoding 6-carboxytetrahydropterin synthase QueD, translated as MYELVIKSEFSAAHHLRGYKGKCEKLHGHNYGVELYIRQNNLDKLGLAIDFTVLKKALDLVLAEYDHKYLNELKDFTKLNPTAENIALMIHRRIQKKLPKSNRIKVCIWESAKAGACYSDAM; from the coding sequence ATGTACGAACTAGTAATCAAGAGCGAGTTCTCGGCCGCCCATCATTTGCGCGGATACAAAGGCAAATGCGAAAAACTCCACGGCCATAATTACGGCGTGGAACTTTATATCCGGCAGAATAATCTCGATAAACTCGGCCTGGCCATTGATTTTACCGTCCTCAAGAAGGCGCTCGACCTAGTGCTGGCCGAGTACGATCATAAGTACCTGAACGAGCTCAAGGACTTTACCAAACTCAACCCCACGGCCGAAAATATTGCCTTGATGATTCACCGGAGGATTCAGAAGAAACTTCCTAAATCAAACCGGATAAAGGTTTGTATCTGGGAATCAGCCAAGGCAGGAGCGTGTTATTCCGATGCTATGTGA
- a CDS encoding ferredoxin, giving the protein MKATVDKETCSGCGLCAETCPDVFEMGDDDIAKVKASPVPAGAEGTAKEAAEGCPSESIKLE; this is encoded by the coding sequence ATGAAAGCAACAGTAGATAAAGAAACCTGCTCCGGCTGCGGCCTGTGCGCCGAAACCTGCCCTGACGTATTTGAGATGGGCGATGACGACATTGCCAAAGTCAAGGCCTCGCCTGTTCCGGCCGGCGCCGAAGGCACGGCCAAGGAAGCCGCCGAAGGCTGTCCGTCCGAGTCCATTAAACTCGAGTAA